The following is a genomic window from Candidatus Omnitrophota bacterium.
AAGCTTTTATAATTATTGATAGCATAGCTACCCTTTGGTTGATCTACAAATGTTACTTTTGGTTTTCTTGTCGACTCATTGAACCCATTCAATAATAAACACCTAATTTCTACATCTGCTTCTGGCAGAGAATACCCAATAAAAATAATCTCATTTGCCTCTGATATGCGTTCTTTTGACATGGCCCACGTTTCTTTTAAGATCCTATTTTCGTAAATTTTAAATTTTGTTGGCGTTACTATCAATGGTTCGTATTCACTGGTACAATTCTCGTTTGAACAGCATAATCTATATTCACTCCCAAGATATTTTGCTACACCTTTCTCGCCTACCGTTATATCTATCTCATCGCACCTTGGGCAATATAACCAGTTAAGCGAACCATGAATTTTTAAAAGCTTGATATCTCCCCTGTTTATTTCAAACATGGGGGAATGCCCAGCTCTCATTGTGCCATCAGACCAAGTTACTGGAAATATGTTTTTTCTCAATCTAAATCCATAATTAATATTGCGCCGTCTCGCAAGAGCATTGTCAATAACGATGTCGTAATTAGTTGAAACAATGACGTCTTCTTTATTGACATTCTCAGCAAATTTATCCGTAACGTCCGAATCAAGGTTTTCCAAGGATTCTTTTAAAACGGCGCAAATTATCTTTATAATATTATTCCTGACTTTGATTAATCCATCATAATTATATAATCTTATAGTAATCAATTTAGTACGTAAATTATAATCTATAAAACTCAGTATATCTTCAAGCCTTGGCTTTGTACTTTTATTTCTATGAAATATCCTATCTATAAATAATTTTGTATCTTCAATTTCGCTTTTTACGTCAGGGTAATGTGTACTATTATTAAGCGCCGTATTAAGTAAATTTTCATTTAATGGCGCTTTTAATGAAACTGCTACTGTCGCACCCGCTCCTAAAAAATATACTTTCTTGTCCATTCTATCTTTCTGCTAATATTTAATACCGCCGTATGACTAAAGTGGGGCAGGCATGGTAACATTAGCTAAAATTTTTTATCTTTAATCCATTCGTCAATCTTAGATAAAGCTTCTTCACCAGTCTTAAATGTCGGGGGATTAGCAATTGTATATTTTATAAGCCCCTCTTTTTCTGTGCCTTCTTCATATAAAACCAAGGATGGAATTTCTTTTCCTTGTTGAGATCTTAAGTATGCGGCTATCGCTATTTCTTGATTAATCCAAACTGAGGTATCGTACAAGCCATTAAGTTTGTGCCTTTTATGTAAAATAGCTATAAAGCCTGCGCAATCGTTAAGATTCTTAAATATATGAGAATTTAAATCTCTTAGATCATTGGCTGTTTCAGCTAAAAAAACTCCTATATTATTTTTTTCCAAAAGGATTTTTACTTGTCCTCCCAGCTCTATCTCTTCGGGAGTTAACTGTCCACAAGCAACAAAGATAAGTCCTTTGCGGTCTTTAGCTATTATATCGTCATGAACTTCTATTTCTGGATCTCTGGGATGCTCTTTCCTGCTTTCAGTTTCGTATTCACGTATAGAATCTGGTAATCTTACCTCAAGAAATGGCGCCTTACGCAATACCGCAATGTTTGAATAAATTGTTCTATCGATTTCTTTTAGGACGGGAGAAGAGATGTTTCCTTGCCTTTTTATGCTTTCTTTGTCTATAATATCGCAAACAATTGCGGCTTTTAAGAAGCCTAGACATTTTGTACTTGCATTATCTATTTCGAAAGAATTATATTGTTCATAATGCGCTATCGAATTATCAATGTATTTTTTCTCTTCTTTAATTTCTTTAAGTTCTAATCCTTGTCCTTTATGTTTTTCAATTGTTCTACTCAAAAAACCTACTAATTTTTTGAGACCCCTGTATATGATTTCATATACTGATTTTTCTAATTCTACTTTGGCTCTGTAATCCCGTGGCCAATCTCTTCTCTCATTCAGTATCTCACTAGAAATATCGAGCTTTGGCAAAAACCCTTCCTTCCCCAATGAGACATAAACCCTGAATTTAATGTTGTTCTCTAGCGTATAAAAATAGTCTGTTTCTGCATGTTTTTTTATGGCGACTTCAAAATCATCAATTATGTCACGTCCAAAAGTAATCTTGATATCCTGATCTTGAGCTTTTACGTAGAAATCGTAACCCAAACTGCCTTCTGAATGCATACAGGCAACAATAAATTCGCTATCTAGTCCATTGATAAATTTCTCTATATATTTTATAGCGTTTTCATTCATATCTTATACCCAAATAGTTATTAATTGTTTTTATTTCCTTAATGTCTATACTATACCGCTCAAACAAAAAAGGCGTTAGTTTCCTAACGCCTTGGCTTCGTTCCTATTTGTGTATTTTATCCATTTTTAAGACCTTCTGGTGAAAAATGGCGGGCCCGACGAGATTTGAACTCGCGGTCTTCAGATCGACAATCTGACGTGCTAGACCAGACTGCACCACGGGCCCGTCGCAACACTTATTGTCAAAAAAAGGGGTGTTGCTCCCGTGGGGAAACCAAGGTTTCCCCACGTAACCCCTTCCTCAAAGCGCGGGAGACGGTCTCTCCCGCACCCACTTACGTTCTTCCAAACAAGTTGACTAAGGGGTCGAACGTGTCGCTTACAATCAATCAAGCAACAAATATTTTCATATATGGTGGGCACTAGAGGACTTGAACCTCTGACCCTCTGCGTGTAAAGCAGATGCTCTAACCAACTGAGCTAAGCGCCCTTATAAAGCAGAATGGTGAGTGTATAAATTACCATAAAAACTAAGGGGTGTCAACTTCACAATTCTGCCTTATTCCCTTGAAATTTAACGTCTCGCGAAGAGCCGGTTTATGACGCAGTAGATATCCTATTGAGGCGAGTAATAAAGTAAGGCCGAGCGAGACTTAAATTTCAAGAGATAAACGCCAATATTAGGACTTAATTTTATATTCCTCCGCCGCCTTTAAACGCTTGCTTATGGGCGGGTGGTCGTAAAGGAATATCTCGATGAGCCGGTTCGGCTCCCTGTCGGCGAGGTTCTGGTCGCCGAGCTTGCCCATCATCGAGATAAAGGCGTCGGGATTTTGCGTGATCTCTAAGGCAAAACGGTCCGCCTCCCTCTCGAATACCCTGCTCAGGCCGTTCTGGAAAGGCATCATTACCACCGCGAAGAAGAAGAATATGAGCGCGAGCAGAGGAAAGCCGGCCAGGTCAGCTATCCCGCGGTAATTAAGCATCCCGGCAAGGCCCTCGAACACCAGGTTGGCGATATAAAAGCTTAAAAACGTCACCGCGGCGCCGAATACGAGCAATTTCATTATGTGGCCCTTCTTGTGGTGGCCGAGCTCGTGGGCAAGGACCGCCTCTATTTCGTCGTGGGTGTATTCCTTGAGCATTGTATCGCCCAAAAGCACCCTTCTCGTCTTCCCGAGGCCTGCCAGGGCGGCGTTCGCCTTGACCGTCTTCTTGCTCAGGTCTATCTCAAAGATACCGTTGACTTTCGAGCCGCATTTCTCGGCGAGATCCAACAGGCGGATGCGCAGGTCTTCGTCGGCAAGCGGCTTTACCTTGAAAAAGAGCGGAAGGATCACGACAGGCGCGACCCTGCTTAGGACTATCGTGAAGATTATCCAGAAGACGGCGGTCCATATCCACCAGATCGCGGTAAAATTCCGCAGGAACAGGTAAAGGACCTCGATGACGATGAAGAATATCGTCCCGCCGACGAGCAATTTCTTTAAATAATCGAGGAACCAGCCGCCGAACGCCTGCGTCGAGAGCGAGAATTTCCGCTCGAGAGAGAAGCCCTGGTACATATCGAGCGTGAACGTGACCGCCGCGTATATCGCCCCGAACACCAGGAAATAGGCCGCGGTCTGTATCCACGGGTTGCGCGAGGCCCCTTCGGCAAAATTGCGTATCCATACGGACGGGCCCTGCGTGGCCATAATATAGAGGAACAAAACCGTCAGGACCAGCTCAACGCCGAACAGGGCGTTCTTTATCCGCGAGTATTTTTTGGCCTCGCCTGCCCCGCTTTCAGACAAACGCGATATCATTTCATCTGGTGCAAATATATCTTGCGGATCTCGTTGAAGATGTCGACGTATTCCTTCGTCTGGTAGTCGCGGTATGTCCATTCCCACGGCTGGAACGACCTGTCGATAAAGCGGAGCGTTATCTCAGCGAAGACGCCTCCGTAGAGGTAGACCCTGTGCGCGTTGTCCTTCGTCGTCGCGAGGATGAGCTTCGCGTCGGTAATGTAACCCGGGTCGATGTTTATCCTGCGCGACGGCTTGCCGCGCTCCCTGCTCATCCCCAGCTCGAGCCTGTTCGTGTAATGCTTTATCTTCGGCAGGACCTCGGGGTTGACGAGTTTTCTGAAGGATATGAACTGCCTCTTTAGATTCTGCCCCATCTCAGGCGCGTAATAATCCGTATACGCGAAATCCAGCAATGAGGTCCTGAAATCTATCTTCCCGAATTTCCATTCCAGCGTCTTCTCCATTTTCATTATCAGGTCCGGGTCGTTCGATATCATCCCGATGATGAGCTTGACCGGCTTATGCTGCTTTGCTGCTCCCATTTAATCCTCCTGTTAAAGTTTATCCCCTTGGGGAGTTTTCGCCTTTGCATGTTTTTACGCAGATCCCGCAGATCGAATGGCCTATTCCCGCCCTGTTGGCAAAGGCTTTCAACAGTTCGCGGCAGGCATTCAGGTCCATATCTTTCGCGTCTTTTTTTATCGCTTTGGCCGGGCAGGCGGCCACACACGCGGCGCATTCGCCGCAGCTTATATCTACCGGCTTGTCTGACTTGAGGGGCATATCGGTGAGCACCGTCGCGTATCTTACCGCCGCGCCGTATTCCGGGTTGATGAGCAGGCCTGAGCGGCCGATGAACCCGTTCCCCGCAAGGCGGCCGATCTCCTTGTGCGAG
Proteins encoded in this region:
- a CDS encoding SIR2 family protein yields the protein MDKKVYFLGAGATVAVSLKAPLNENLLNTALNNSTHYPDVKSEIEDTKLFIDRIFHRNKSTKPRLEDILSFIDYNLRTKLITIRLYNYDGLIKVRNNIIKIICAVLKESLENLDSDVTDKFAENVNKEDVIVSTNYDIVIDNALARRRNINYGFRLRKNIFPVTWSDGTMRAGHSPMFEINRGDIKLLKIHGSLNWLYCPRCDEIDITVGEKGVAKYLGSEYRLCCSNENCTSEYEPLIVTPTKFKIYENRILKETWAMSKERISEANEIIFIGYSLPEADVEIRCLLLNGFNESTRKPKVTFVDQPKGSYAINNYKSLFGAVKYLPIGFIEYVNKIMAKN
- a CDS encoding M48 family metallopeptidase; amino-acid sequence: MISRLSESGAGEAKKYSRIKNALFGVELVLTVLFLYIMATQGPSVWIRNFAEGASRNPWIQTAAYFLVFGAIYAAVTFTLDMYQGFSLERKFSLSTQAFGGWFLDYLKKLLVGGTIFFIVIEVLYLFLRNFTAIWWIWTAVFWIIFTIVLSRVAPVVILPLFFKVKPLADEDLRIRLLDLAEKCGSKVNGIFEIDLSKKTVKANAALAGLGKTRRVLLGDTMLKEYTHDEIEAVLAHELGHHKKGHIMKLLVFGAAVTFLSFYIANLVFEGLAGMLNYRGIADLAGFPLLALIFFFFAVVMMPFQNGLSRVFEREADRFALEITQNPDAFISMMGKLGDQNLADREPNRLIEIFLYDHPPISKRLKAAEEYKIKS
- a CDS encoding DUF4416 family protein; its protein translation is MGAAKQHKPVKLIIGMISNDPDLIMKMEKTLEWKFGKIDFRTSLLDFAYTDYYAPEMGQNLKRQFISFRKLVNPEVLPKIKHYTNRLELGMSRERGKPSRRINIDPGYITDAKLILATTKDNAHRVYLYGGVFAEITLRFIDRSFQPWEWTYRDYQTKEYVDIFNEIRKIYLHQMK